The Sulfolobus sp. A20 genomic interval TTCCACTATTTACTTCTTTTATTATGAAGTAAGAACTTCCACCCCAAGTATCTAGAACCTTTTGAATCGAATCTATTAATTTTTTATCGTTCCCTTCAATAAAAATACCTTTAGCTCCAAATGCTCTTGCAACTAAAGCGACATGTGTAGTTATCCTCTTATCTCTCTCTGGTCTATGTCTTAACCTAAGGATATAAATTTCTTTTAAGTCAATTCCGTTATTAACTGATATACTCTATCCCTTAGTAAATCAATGTTTACTCTCTTTAAAGCTGATACTGGTATAGTGTCGTAGATTGGAGAGTAAAGTTCATTTGCTTTATTCTTTACTAATTCTATCTTTTGATCTAGATCTCCATCAAGCTTATCGATTTTATTTAACACAACTATGATAGGTTTACCTGACACTCCTATTTCTCTTAATATTTGAAAAGAGGAGGTCAAAGTTTCGATTATTAACTCTTTATTAAGTGTAGAGTCTAATAATAGTAATAATGCATCAGAATACTTTGCCTCAGAGAGAGTTACGAAGAAGGAGTCTATTACTTGTGGAGGAATTCCTCTGATAAAGCCTACAGTGTCAACTAACATTATTTTCTTATCCTTTAAAGATATTGAGTACCTTTTCGGAGCCATTGTTGTAAACAATTTACTATCGACTTTCTGCGATAAGCTTGTAAGGGTATTAAATAATGATGTTTTGCCCGAATTAGTGTACCCTACAATTGCAATTGTGGGCGTATACTCTGCTCTCTTATTAGCTTCAATACTCTTTTCCTTGAATTTTTTAATATTTTCTAATTCTTTACTTAATTTGTTAATTTTTCTTCTATAGAGTTTTATGAGTGACTCAAAT includes:
- the hflX gene encoding GTPase HflX; translated protein: MKKAILFVSDHFKEEAIALAEGAEYKVLEIYPLPKSPNPKFYIQMNKLRKIEENDLIDAIIIFDILKPRHFINLRRELKQKEIIDKVLLLLEIFALHAGSKEAKMQIELARLKYELPIIKEAYTKLKLGEQQGLLGSGGYGFESLIKLYRRKINKLSKELENIKKFKEKSIEANKRAEYTPTIAIVGYTNSGKTSLFNTLTSLSQKVDSKLFTTMAPKRYSISLKDKKIMLVDTVGFIRGIPPQVIDSFFVTLSEAKYSDALLLLLDSTLNKELIIETLTSSFQILREIGVSGKPIIVVLNKIDKLDGDLDQKIELVKNKANELYSPIYDTIPVSALKRVNIDLLRDRVYQLITELT